A window of the Microbulbifer aggregans genome harbors these coding sequences:
- a CDS encoding OmpP1/FadL family transporter translates to MAKVKLFKHSSLSLPLAIGAVLVAPLAKAGGLMVWEIGTPTLGTAGAGWAAMPEDASTAFTNPAGTVWREETQLMASGQLLYGNLEFSNGGDSNVPGNDGGNAIEWFPGGGFFAAGRLNDDFGWGFTVAGNLGGSLDYDNGWHGRRFVTETDLIGMSLMPSISWKANDCLSVGLGLNLMTGYYRLESRPRAGLLGGDARLKYDDTDVAPGGNLGIIYKPMDSTTLGLDLTTEVSWEFSYNLKLGGFGPLFEPVFDRLNGRRLTIDMDMPKTATASLQQQLSGDTTLYANLNWQNWSNFGLVGIVIDNPNQTSATVNRNYDDTWHGSLGIRHQLRSGTLAGWALSAGLGYDSSMVENEFRTADVVVDEQWRLGLGARKEICPGLRMDVGYTLVWMGDTPIDQEGDPPFSPRLQGSYDDYSLNFFGASFQFEL, encoded by the coding sequence CCGCCGGCGCCGGTTGGGCGGCGATGCCAGAGGATGCCTCGACAGCTTTCACCAACCCAGCGGGCACTGTCTGGCGAGAGGAAACCCAGCTGATGGCCTCTGGACAGTTGCTCTACGGCAACCTCGAGTTCAGTAATGGTGGAGACAGTAACGTCCCGGGTAATGATGGGGGTAACGCCATCGAATGGTTTCCCGGAGGAGGCTTCTTTGCTGCTGGCCGGCTCAACGATGATTTTGGCTGGGGCTTTACAGTGGCCGGAAACCTGGGCGGCTCGCTGGATTACGACAATGGCTGGCACGGTCGGCGCTTTGTTACCGAGACTGACCTGATTGGAATGAGCCTGATGCCGTCTATCAGCTGGAAGGCAAACGACTGCCTCTCTGTCGGACTGGGCCTGAACCTCATGACGGGATACTACCGTCTGGAGTCGCGCCCACGAGCCGGCCTACTCGGGGGTGATGCAAGGTTGAAATACGATGATACCGATGTGGCACCCGGTGGAAACCTGGGCATTATCTATAAGCCGATGGACTCCACCACACTGGGACTTGATCTGACGACTGAGGTGAGTTGGGAGTTTTCCTACAATCTGAAGCTTGGTGGATTTGGGCCGTTATTTGAACCCGTTTTCGACCGGCTAAACGGCCGCCGCCTAACGATTGATATGGATATGCCGAAGACGGCGACCGCCAGCCTACAGCAGCAGCTTTCAGGCGATACCACACTCTACGCCAACCTCAACTGGCAGAACTGGTCGAACTTCGGGTTGGTGGGGATCGTGATTGATAATCCAAACCAGACCAGTGCCACGGTCAATCGCAACTACGACGATACCTGGCACGGATCTCTCGGCATTCGGCATCAGCTCCGCTCCGGCACCCTGGCAGGGTGGGCCCTGTCAGCGGGTCTGGGTTATGACAGCAGCATGGTGGAAAACGAATTCCGCACCGCAGATGTGGTCGTGGATGAGCAGTGGCGCTTGGGCCTGGGGGCTCGCAAGGAAATTTGTCCTGGCTTGCGCATGGATGTCGGTTACACGCTGGTCTGGATGGGTGATACACCAATTGATCAGGAAGGTGATCCGCCGTTCAGTCCTCGGCTGCAGGGCAGCTATGACGACTACTCACTGAATTTTTTCGGGGCATCATTTCAGTTTGAGTTATGA